A genomic stretch from Clostridia bacterium includes:
- a CDS encoding serine O-acetyltransferase produces MSALKKDLGRLVNRDVGIYAIIKYYFLHMGFRAVALYRISDYFSSRKLYLLAKLIRNHNIKCTGAEFCLGCKIGPGLVIQHPNGIVIGGNTYIGINATILQQVTCGENYKDDRHDYPYIGDNVVIGAGAKVLGGVKIGDNCKIGANSVVVHSFPDGSTIAGIPGRRLNRD; encoded by the coding sequence ATGAGTGCTTTAAAGAAGGATTTAGGGAGATTAGTAAATAGGGATGTAGGAATTTATGCTATTATAAAGTACTACTTTTTACACATGGGTTTTAGAGCTGTAGCACTTTACAGGATATCTGATTACTTCAGTTCTAGGAAGTTATATCTGCTAGCGAAGCTTATCAGGAATCACAATATTAAATGTACGGGTGCAGAGTTTTGTTTAGGATGTAAGATTGGCCCGGGATTGGTTATCCAGCATCCTAACGGGATTGTAATCGGAGGGAATACCTACATAGGGATAAATGCAACTATACTTCAGCAAGTAACATGTGGTGAAAACTATAAGGATGACAGGCATGATTATCCATATATAGGAGATAACGTAGTGATTGGAGCCGGAGCAAAGGTATTGGGAGGAGTAAAAATTGGGGACAACTGCAAAATTGGTGCAAATTCAGTTGTAGTACACAGCTTTCCAGACGGAAGCACAATAGCAGGAATACCGGGACGGAGACTGAATAGGGACTAG
- a CDS encoding flippase produces the protein MSIAKKVFKNSSANLISFVWNSLLFFLLTPFMVNQLGAASYGIIALTATLTGFLGFLDLGFTGAAVKQISESYAKRDIARVRNVVNLSLIIYTIMGVIASLLLILFINSGYLYYFKIDAGLMTDLKFSLYIASANIILNMVLSVFSNIPYALQMNVVQAKCNIMLSTFTNFGIALCLILGYGLKAVMLIKLASSIAAIIVYYVTDRKLIPELSVKFYFNRVLFREMFSFSVYNMITQLSQAFFGQFDRLILGSMVNVSSVTYYVVPAGAAVKFNNVITNITNVIFPLTSELSATSNTDKIRRLYCKSLKYISLISFCITIPVFLYSENLLTLWMGKDFSLESANVFRILLVSNLLLSGNAICYYMFNGLNMPKINTIYVIITSVMRVVLSVAFIPIYGVSGAAIAFLASMIPVPFFICYFERVLNIKTLYFLFRVYLPLAVSSAVVIFGFSIIDYSGVNILVLAFLGALSVLAFLAVCFVFRYFDSEDINRLRQFGKKVNITFNKVLKRNLH, from the coding sequence TTGAGTATAGCTAAAAAGGTATTTAAAAACTCTAGTGCAAACTTGATTAGTTTTGTTTGGAATTCATTATTGTTTTTTCTTTTGACACCGTTTATGGTAAATCAGCTTGGGGCCGCTAGCTACGGTATAATTGCGCTTACAGCTACATTGACGGGTTTTCTCGGGTTTTTGGATTTAGGTTTTACAGGAGCAGCTGTAAAGCAGATATCTGAAAGTTATGCAAAGAGAGATATAGCAAGGGTTAGGAATGTTGTAAATCTGTCATTAATAATTTATACAATAATGGGAGTGATAGCATCACTCTTATTAATTTTATTTATTAATTCTGGATATTTATACTACTTTAAGATTGATGCCGGCCTTATGACAGATTTAAAGTTTTCATTATACATAGCAAGTGCAAATATCATTTTGAACATGGTATTGTCAGTTTTCAGCAACATACCCTATGCACTGCAGATGAATGTAGTACAAGCAAAATGCAATATTATGCTATCGACATTCACAAACTTTGGAATAGCTCTCTGCTTGATTCTTGGATACGGCTTGAAAGCTGTAATGCTGATAAAGTTGGCATCCAGCATTGCTGCAATTATTGTTTATTATGTTACCGATAGAAAATTGATACCGGAACTGTCCGTTAAGTTTTACTTTAATAGAGTGCTTTTCAGAGAAATGTTCTCTTTCAGCGTGTACAACATGATTACTCAATTAAGTCAGGCTTTTTTCGGTCAGTTTGACCGTCTAATTTTAGGTTCCATGGTAAATGTTTCATCAGTTACATATTACGTAGTTCCTGCCGGGGCAGCAGTAAAGTTTAATAATGTGATAACTAATATCACAAATGTAATCTTTCCTCTGACCAGTGAGCTATCGGCAACAAGCAATACTGATAAAATAAGGCGTTTGTACTGTAAATCTCTAAAGTATATATCATTAATAAGTTTTTGTATAACAATCCCTGTTTTTTTATACTCAGAAAACTTGCTTACGTTATGGATGGGTAAGGATTTTTCACTTGAATCTGCAAATGTATTTCGTATACTGTTAGTTTCAAACCTGTTATTATCAGGTAATGCAATATGCTACTATATGTTTAACGGCTTAAATATGCCTAAAATTAACACAATCTATGTTATTATTACGAGTGTTATGAGAGTTGTTTTATCCGTAGCTTTCATTCCGATATATGGAGTATCGGGAGCTGCAATAGCGTTTCTTGCAAGTATGATACCGGTACCTTTTTTCATTTGTTATTTTGAAAGGGTATTGAATATAAAGACATTATACTTTTTGTTTAGAGTGTATCTACCTCTGGCTGTTTCAAGCGCTGTAGTAATATTTGGTTTTAGTATTATTGATTATAGTGGTGTGAATATATTAGTGCTGGCTTTTTTAGGGGCATTATCTGTTCTGGCCTTTCTGGCGGTATGCTTTGTTTTTAGATATTTTGACAGTGAAGATATAAACAGGTTAAGGCAATTTGGTAAAAAGGTTAATATTACTTTCAATAAGGTATTAAAGAGGAATCTACATTAG
- a CDS encoding GDP-L-fucose synthase, translated as MNKDSRIYVAGHRGLVGSAILRNLEGRGYKNIMGRTHRELDLTDQAAVERFFKEEKPEYVFLAAAKVGGIGANSAYPADFIMENELIQCNIIKSAHKHNVKKLMFFGSSCIYPKMCPQPIKEEYLLTGPLELTNEAYALAKISGLKMCQYFNTQYGTNYISVMPTNLYGPNDNYDLNNSHVLPALIRKIHEAKVNELPHVEIWGTGKPLREFLHVDDLADACLFLMERYNGNDFFNVGSGKEISIRELAELIKKTIGFGGELRFDTSKPDGTPRKLLDVSKLQEVGWRYRIELEDGLKSVYNSYKEKCNLPEKIGELS; from the coding sequence ATGAATAAGGATAGCAGAATATACGTTGCGGGTCACAGAGGTCTGGTAGGATCTGCAATACTTAGAAATTTAGAGGGCAGGGGCTATAAGAATATTATGGGGAGAACTCATAGGGAGCTTGACTTAACTGATCAGGCAGCTGTTGAGAGATTCTTCAAAGAAGAAAAACCTGAGTATGTCTTTCTAGCTGCGGCTAAAGTAGGGGGAATTGGTGCAAATTCTGCTTACCCTGCGGATTTCATAATGGAAAACGAGCTTATACAGTGCAATATAATTAAGAGTGCACATAAGCATAATGTAAAAAAACTAATGTTTTTTGGAAGTTCATGTATATACCCTAAAATGTGCCCTCAGCCGATAAAAGAGGAATATCTTCTTACAGGCCCACTTGAGCTTACAAATGAGGCATATGCACTGGCTAAAATTTCTGGACTGAAAATGTGCCAATATTTTAACACCCAATATGGTACTAACTATATAAGTGTAATGCCTACAAATCTATATGGGCCTAATGATAATTATGATTTAAATAATTCACATGTATTGCCTGCGCTAATTAGAAAGATACATGAAGCAAAGGTCAATGAATTACCCCATGTTGAAATATGGGGGACAGGAAAACCGCTTAGGGAGTTTCTCCATGTAGATGATTTGGCAGATGCGTGCCTGTTCCTTATGGAAAGGTATAACGGAAATGACTTTTTTAATGTAGGATCGGGAAAAGAAATCAGTATACGTGAATTGGCCGAGTTAATAAAAAAAACTATAGGATTTGGCGGAGAATTGAGGTTTGATACAAGTAAACCTGACGGCACACCAAGAAAACTATTGGATGTAAGTAAACTACAAGAAGTTGGGTGGAGGTATCGCATAGAATTAGAGGATGGCTTGAAAAGTGTATATAACTCATATAAAGAAAAGTGTAATTTACCGGAGAAAATAGGAGAATTATCTTGA
- a CDS encoding mannose-1-phosphate guanylyltransferase/mannose-6-phosphate isomerase codes for MKVIGVILAGGSGTRLWPLSRRLVPKQLLNLTGNNTLLQETSRRVLSVISKENQWVITNKDLYSQVKTQLKNLYDKDSVNSSGSQNSVHIMTEPESKNTAPAILWSAIKCRKMYGDDSVMVILPSDHLIMRENMFLEVLKKGIEKASEGCLLTFGILPTYPETGFGYIKTLEVLNSSRDIYKVDRFIEKPNKAVAIKLLEEEMNLWNSGMFIFHVGTLLEEASKYSPEIYRAFCDINPDNESDVSLSFKSISPMSIDYAIMEHTRKAFVIKADIGWSDVGNWKSLYEASDKDDDGNITNGEHICIDTKNCYIYGTDRLVVSLGLSDVAVIDTADALLVAPLDQTYRIKEVVDKLEEKNSTKHIEHTTVDRPWGHYRILHKGPGYKIKKVVVQPGERLSTQYHHHRSEHWTVVGGVAKVTRENQEYFVHENESTFIPVGTIHRLENPGFVALEIIETQCGSYLEEDDIVRIDDIYGR; via the coding sequence ATGAAAGTAATAGGGGTGATTTTAGCTGGGGGAAGTGGAACAAGACTGTGGCCGTTAAGCAGAAGGCTGGTTCCGAAACAGTTACTTAACTTAACTGGTAACAACACGCTCCTTCAGGAGACAAGCAGACGTGTCTTGTCTGTGATAAGCAAGGAAAACCAGTGGGTTATCACTAACAAGGACCTGTATAGCCAGGTTAAGACACAGTTGAAGAACTTGTATGATAAAGATTCGGTCAATTCCTCTGGTTCTCAGAATTCTGTTCATATTATGACTGAGCCTGAATCAAAGAATACAGCACCTGCGATTTTATGGTCAGCTATAAAGTGTAGAAAAATGTATGGGGATGACTCTGTAATGGTTATTCTCCCCTCTGATCATTTGATAATGAGGGAAAATATGTTTTTAGAAGTATTGAAGAAAGGTATTGAAAAAGCAAGTGAAGGATGTCTGCTTACATTTGGTATACTTCCTACGTACCCTGAAACAGGCTTCGGATATATAAAGACTCTGGAAGTGCTGAATTCTTCAAGAGATATTTATAAGGTAGATCGTTTCATTGAAAAGCCCAATAAGGCAGTAGCCATTAAGTTGTTGGAAGAAGAAATGAACTTATGGAATAGCGGTATGTTTATTTTTCATGTAGGAACTTTATTAGAGGAAGCATCGAAGTATAGTCCTGAGATTTATAGAGCATTTTGTGATATCAATCCGGATAATGAGAGTGATGTAAGCTTGTCATTTAAAAGTATAAGCCCCATGTCAATTGACTATGCGATAATGGAACATACAAGAAAGGCTTTTGTAATTAAAGCTGATATAGGCTGGAGTGACGTAGGAAATTGGAAGAGCTTATATGAAGCAAGCGATAAAGACGACGATGGGAATATAACTAATGGCGAACACATATGCATTGATACGAAAAATTGCTATATATACGGAACTGACAGGCTAGTAGTATCTCTGGGGTTATCAGATGTTGCAGTAATAGATACTGCCGATGCATTACTAGTGGCACCTCTTGATCAGACATACAGGATAAAGGAAGTAGTTGATAAGCTTGAGGAAAAGAATAGTACCAAGCATATTGAGCATACAACAGTGGATAGACCTTGGGGACATTACAGGATTTTACATAAAGGTCCGGGCTATAAAATAAAAAAAGTTGTGGTACAGCCCGGAGAACGGCTCAGCACACAATATCACCACCACAGGAGTGAGCATTGGACTGTGGTCGGAGGAGTGGCAAAAGTTACAAGAGAAAATCAAGAGTATTTTGTTCATGAAAATGAGTCTACTTTTATACCTGTAGGGACTATACATAGACTTGAAAATCCGGGCTTTGTTGCCCTTGAAATTATTGAAACACAATGCGGGTCTTATCTTGAGGAAGATGATATTGTGAGGATAGATGATATATATGGGAGATAA
- the gmd gene encoding GDP-mannose 4,6-dehydratase: protein MKKALITGITGQDGSYLTEFLLEKGYEVHGIIRRASSFNTKRIDHLFENPEIGNKTLFLHHGDLTDSSNLNRLIEKVNPDEIYNLAAQSHVQVSFEVPEYTAEVDAIGTIRLLDAIKESGIRTKFYQASTSELFGGIPGSEPQNENTPFYPRSPYAVAKLYAYWITVNYREAYNLYACNGILFNHESPRRGETFVTRKITRAVANIIAGKQEKLALGNLDAKRDWGFAGDYVEGMWLMLQQEKPADYVLATGETHTVREFVELAFGEVGIDIRWDGYGVSEKGYDKKTGKLLVEVNPRYFRPTEVELLLGDPSKAERDLGWKRKVDFEGLVRMMVQADCNHTVFSSITSLQYQYTMNRA, encoded by the coding sequence TTGAAAAAGGCACTTATCACAGGTATCACCGGTCAAGACGGATCTTATCTGACAGAATTTTTATTGGAAAAAGGCTATGAGGTGCATGGAATAATACGTCGTGCCAGTAGCTTCAATACGAAAAGGATTGATCACCTCTTTGAGAACCCGGAAATCGGTAATAAAACATTATTTTTGCACCATGGGGATTTGACGGATTCCAGTAATCTGAACAGGCTGATAGAAAAGGTAAACCCTGATGAGATATATAACTTAGCGGCACAAAGCCATGTACAGGTGTCCTTTGAAGTACCTGAATATACTGCTGAAGTAGATGCAATAGGTACTATAAGATTGCTTGATGCTATAAAGGAAAGTGGTATTAGAACTAAGTTTTATCAGGCCTCGACAAGTGAACTTTTCGGAGGGATTCCAGGCTCTGAGCCTCAGAACGAAAATACGCCTTTTTATCCCCGGAGTCCATATGCGGTAGCAAAACTCTATGCATACTGGATTACTGTAAATTATAGAGAGGCATATAATTTGTATGCATGCAATGGAATACTCTTTAACCATGAGTCGCCACGCAGGGGAGAAACCTTTGTTACCCGGAAGATTACAAGGGCTGTTGCAAACATTATTGCAGGGAAGCAAGAAAAATTAGCGCTTGGTAATCTGGATGCAAAGAGAGACTGGGGCTTTGCAGGAGATTATGTTGAGGGTATGTGGCTTATGCTCCAGCAGGAAAAACCGGCGGATTACGTTCTTGCCACAGGAGAAACTCATACAGTAAGAGAATTTGTTGAACTGGCGTTTGGTGAGGTGGGTATAGATATCAGATGGGACGGCTACGGGGTAAGTGAGAAAGGGTATGATAAAAAAACGGGTAAATTGCTGGTCGAAGTAAACCCGAGATATTTTAGGCCAACTGAAGTTGAGCTGTTGTTGGGAGATCCATCAAAGGCAGAGAGAGATTTAGGCTGGAAGAGGAAAGTAGACTTTGAGGGTCTTGTAAGGATGATGGTTCAGGCGGATTGCAATCATACAGTTTTTAGTAGCATAACATCTCTACAATATCAATATACCATGAATAGAGCATAA